The following are encoded in a window of Ignavibacteriales bacterium genomic DNA:
- a CDS encoding bifunctional phosphoglucose/phosphomannose isomerase: MNLQEMISKYDVHNQFKVLTDSYVQVEYAWNNKFRVSSVKTSKIKNIILTGLGGSAIGGDLLQNYLRTELKYPYTVNRNYELPPYANENTLVIASSYSGNTEETISALNQAIKKKCQIVCLSTGGKLEEIAMKKKIPFAKLLKGYQPRFALWINFFTLLKIVHSLKLVPSQTKNVKQVIELLKRKGLEYSKENNAALNLAEQMLGFIPLIYAVSDYTSVVGTRIKGQFNENAKHHAFFGYLPELDHNEILGWEGYKPTMNLKLINILDEDYHPQVKKRFDLTSEMVRKAGAEVINLTSNEANAKLRLVDLIYLGDWATFYHAVLREFDPTSIDSINYLKAHL; the protein is encoded by the coding sequence ATGAACTTACAAGAAATGATTTCGAAATATGATGTCCATAATCAATTCAAAGTATTAACTGATTCTTATGTGCAGGTGGAATATGCATGGAACAATAAGTTTAGAGTATCATCCGTTAAAACTTCTAAGATCAAAAATATTATTCTTACTGGTCTTGGCGGTTCTGCAATCGGCGGTGATCTTTTACAAAATTATTTGCGCACTGAATTAAAATATCCTTACACCGTTAACAGAAATTACGAACTGCCTCCTTATGCAAATGAAAATACTTTAGTAATTGCATCTTCTTACTCAGGCAATACTGAAGAAACAATTTCAGCATTGAATCAAGCAATAAAAAAGAAATGCCAAATTGTTTGTTTATCAACCGGTGGTAAGCTTGAAGAGATTGCAATGAAAAAGAAAATTCCATTTGCAAAACTTTTAAAAGGTTATCAACCAAGATTTGCTCTTTGGATAAATTTTTTTACATTGCTTAAGATTGTCCATTCATTGAAATTAGTTCCCAGTCAAACTAAGAATGTTAAACAAGTCATCGAGTTATTAAAAAGAAAAGGATTAGAATATTCGAAAGAAAATAATGCTGCATTGAATTTAGCCGAACAGATGCTTGGTTTTATTCCATTGATTTATGCAGTTAGCGATTATACATCTGTTGTGGGAACAAGAATAAAAGGGCAGTTTAATGAGAATGCAAAACATCATGCGTTCTTTGGATATTTACCGGAACTCGATCACAATGAGATTTTAGGTTGGGAAGGATATAAACCTACAATGAATTTAAAATTAATTAATATTCTTGATGAAGATTATCATCCACAAGTTAAGAAACGATTTGATCTAACTTCCGAAATGGTTAGAAAAGCCGGAGCGGAAGTTATTAATCTTACAAGTAACGAAGCGAATGCAAAACTAAGATTGGTTGATTTAATTTATTTAGGTGATTGGGCAACTTTTTACCACGCAGTATTACGCGAATTTGATCCGACAAGTATTGATAGTATAAATTACTTAAAGGCTCATCTTTGA
- the polA gene encoding DNA polymerase I: MVTVKKSNDSSNSIKRKFVIIDAMALAYKGYYAFISRPLITAAGEPTSAVFGFLNQLFKIIEDTKPDYLAVGFDSKEKTFRHERYENYKSSRQAMPEDMIPQIQRIKEIIEAFNIPIYILPGYEADDLIGTAVKEAEKQGFDCYAITPDKDYIQLISENIRVVKPGKSTDEIVILDEDKVREEMGFEPIQMIDYLALVGDSSDDIPGVAGIGPKTAVPLIQKFKTLENIYKNLDQIDKASIVNKLTESKENAFLSKELATIKTDTPFHMNFDEAKFHNPNIEKLLKIFGALEFKSFANKLKKLFLEDNPEKPTEIKEEIKQVAIAEVENEEVSVFDKGKVRYKLILTYKEAKELVQKLSISDLFVFDTETDGLDTLNVNLAGCSFAVKPKEAFFVATNPSAESSSLFSADMSDRLPTDDFVKLFKPLFENNKIKKVCQNGKYDIGVLRHYGIEVKNFYFDTMLASYVIDPDEKHGMDDLSEKYLKYRPIALLELIGSKKTPEKIFEVDPNQLSDYSAEDADITFRLYELLDKQLRKEKLEKLAYDIEFPLVPVLEDMERTGIRIDTKSLKIFSDDLQILLENYSKEIIKHAGENFNINSTQQLQKILFEKLKLPQTTKTKTGYSTDAKSLEYLRGTHPIIDIISDYRQVAKLKSTYADSLPLLIHSSTGRIHTSYNQAAVSTGRLSSNDPNLQNIPIRTDLGKEIRKAFVPRDKNYVILSADYSQIELRIMASICHDETLMNAFQSGEDIHRRTAALIFKVDPKDVTQDMRRKAKEVNFGILYGLGPFGLKSRLGITQAEAKNIIDDYFSSFKNVRKLMDELIAKAKKKEYAETLYGRRRYLKNINSKNRVVQQFEARVAINMPIQGSAADMIKLAMIKIHNELEKRKAKTKMVLQVHDELVFDAHKDEVEELRPLIVELMENALPLDVPVVAETGVGDNWLDAH, encoded by the coding sequence ATGGTCACCGTTAAAAAATCAAATGACAGCAGCAATTCAATAAAGAGAAAATTCGTGATTATTGATGCTATGGCACTTGCCTACAAAGGATACTATGCATTTATTTCCCGTCCTCTTATAACAGCAGCCGGCGAACCAACATCTGCAGTGTTTGGGTTTCTTAATCAACTCTTCAAAATTATTGAAGACACTAAACCTGATTATTTGGCAGTTGGTTTTGATTCTAAAGAAAAAACTTTTAGACATGAAAGATATGAGAATTATAAATCATCACGCCAAGCAATGCCTGAGGATATGATCCCGCAAATTCAAAGGATCAAAGAAATTATTGAAGCGTTTAACATTCCAATTTATATTTTACCAGGTTACGAAGCCGATGATCTAATCGGCACAGCAGTTAAAGAAGCTGAGAAACAAGGATTTGATTGTTATGCTATCACTCCGGATAAAGATTACATTCAACTAATCTCTGAAAATATCAGAGTTGTTAAACCGGGTAAATCAACTGATGAGATCGTAATTCTTGATGAAGATAAAGTACGAGAAGAAATGGGTTTTGAACCGATTCAAATGATAGACTATCTTGCTCTGGTTGGAGATTCATCCGATGATATTCCGGGAGTTGCGGGAATCGGTCCCAAAACCGCTGTTCCACTTATTCAGAAATTTAAAACACTTGAGAACATTTATAAAAATTTAGATCAGATTGATAAAGCAAGTATTGTTAACAAACTTACAGAAAGCAAAGAGAATGCATTCCTCTCGAAAGAACTTGCAACGATTAAGACAGACACACCTTTCCATATGAATTTTGATGAAGCAAAATTTCATAACCCAAATATTGAAAAACTTCTAAAAATATTTGGTGCGTTAGAATTCAAATCATTTGCAAACAAACTTAAAAAACTTTTTCTAGAAGATAATCCGGAAAAACCAACAGAGATAAAAGAAGAAATTAAACAAGTGGCAATTGCAGAAGTTGAAAATGAAGAGGTCTCTGTGTTTGATAAAGGTAAAGTTAGGTACAAACTTATATTGACATATAAGGAAGCAAAAGAATTAGTACAGAAATTATCGATTAGTGATTTATTTGTGTTTGATACTGAAACAGATGGACTTGATACATTGAATGTAAATCTTGCCGGATGTTCTTTTGCAGTAAAACCTAAAGAAGCATTTTTCGTTGCAACTAATCCTTCTGCTGAATCTTCTTCCCTGTTCTCAGCAGATATGTCTGATCGTTTACCGACAGATGACTTTGTAAAACTTTTTAAACCGTTATTTGAGAATAATAAAATTAAAAAAGTCTGTCAAAACGGTAAGTATGATATTGGAGTACTACGTCATTACGGAATTGAAGTAAAGAATTTTTATTTCGATACGATGCTTGCAAGTTATGTTATTGATCCGGATGAAAAACACGGTATGGATGATTTATCAGAAAAGTATTTGAAGTACCGCCCCATCGCCTTGCTTGAATTAATCGGCTCTAAAAAAACTCCAGAAAAAATATTTGAGGTTGACCCGAACCAACTTTCCGATTATTCTGCCGAAGATGCAGATATAACATTTAGACTTTACGAGCTATTGGATAAACAACTAAGAAAAGAGAAATTAGAAAAACTTGCATACGATATTGAATTCCCTCTTGTACCGGTATTGGAAGATATGGAACGAACCGGGATAAGAATTGATACTAAAAGTCTAAAAATATTTAGTGATGATCTACAAATTCTGCTTGAGAACTATTCCAAAGAAATAATAAAACATGCCGGAGAAAATTTTAATATAAATTCCACACAGCAACTTCAAAAAATACTTTTTGAAAAATTAAAACTTCCCCAGACAACTAAAACTAAAACTGGATATTCTACTGATGCAAAATCTTTAGAATATTTACGCGGCACACATCCGATCATTGATATTATTTCCGATTACCGCCAGGTAGCAAAATTAAAATCAACTTATGCAGATTCACTTCCGTTACTGATTCATTCTAGCACTGGAAGAATACATACGTCTTACAATCAAGCAGCAGTTTCAACCGGAAGATTATCAAGTAATGATCCTAATCTTCAAAACATTCCTATCAGAACGGATCTTGGAAAAGAAATCCGAAAAGCGTTTGTGCCGCGAGATAAGAACTACGTAATTCTTTCTGCAGATTACAGCCAGATTGAATTAAGAATTATGGCAAGTATTTGTCACGATGAAACATTAATGAATGCGTTTCAATCCGGAGAAGATATTCACCGAAGAACAGCCGCATTAATTTTCAAAGTTGATCCAAAAGATGTTACACAAGATATGCGCCGCAAAGCTAAAGAAGTAAATTTTGGGATTCTTTATGGACTCGGACCATTTGGCTTAAAATCACGATTAGGTATTACGCAGGCAGAAGCGAAAAATATTATTGATGATTATTTTTCTTCATTCAAGAATGTAAGAAAGTTAATGGATGAATTAATTGCCAAAGCCAAGAAGAAAGAATATGCAGAAACACTTTACGGACGAAGAAGATATTTAAAAAATATTAATAGTAAGAATAGAGTTGTTCAGCAATTTGAAGCACGTGTTGCTATTAATATGCCAATACAAGGAAGCGCAGCAGATATGATAAAACTCGCAATGATAAAAATTCATAATGAGTTGGAAAAAAGGAAGGCAAAGACAAAAATGGTTTTACAAGTTCATGATGAATTGGTATTTGATGCACACAAAGATGAGGTTGAAGAGTTGCGTCCGTTAATTGTAGAACTTATGGAGAATGCTTTACCATTAGATGTACCGGTGGTTGCAGAGACCGGTGTTGGCGATAATTGGTTGGATGCACATTGA
- a CDS encoding PQQ-binding-like beta-propeller repeat protein yields the protein MKKTHIKYISPFIVLILLSCSHSIVLKNMIVGGSGYFMFGENSERKFFQNISVEDNIKLKWFAETNGSQANTSVIIYDNILFVGDLSGKLYAFDRTSGEMFGYEKYSGSLSIAPIINNFRVFILLNQFNEKYSVLKIFDYVNGKVLFESNLYGSVQNEMIKLNDGVVVLTDQGELIKFNFIGSREWSLNIKTATKSSPASNGNLILFGNEKGELIAVSSNTGEIKYRINICNGIEGNFSIDGDYAYFGDNSGKLFCVLVNDGKIVWTVDTKSKILSTPVINEDKVFVGNLAGEIFCIDKSSGKINWEIETGGVINTTPLLFKNYLVQPDLNRKIYFIDTNSGEITKTYDFEKRVKLSPVYYDGILYLGADKGIINAYQISNKE from the coding sequence TTGAAAAAGACACATATCAAATATATCTCACCATTTATTGTCTTAATTCTTTTAAGTTGTTCTCATTCAATTGTTTTGAAAAATATGATAGTCGGTGGTTCCGGTTATTTTATGTTTGGGGAAAATTCAGAAAGAAAGTTTTTTCAAAATATATCAGTTGAAGACAACATAAAATTAAAATGGTTTGCTGAAACAAATGGTAGCCAAGCTAATACATCTGTTATTATTTATGATAATATTCTTTTTGTTGGAGATTTATCCGGCAAGTTATATGCGTTTGATAGAACCTCAGGCGAAATGTTCGGTTATGAAAAATATTCCGGCTCTCTTTCTATTGCTCCAATCATTAATAATTTTAGAGTATTTATTTTGCTAAATCAGTTCAATGAAAAATATTCAGTACTTAAAATTTTTGATTACGTAAATGGAAAGGTTTTGTTTGAATCAAATCTTTACGGCAGCGTACAAAATGAAATGATAAAATTGAATGATGGTGTTGTTGTGCTTACAGATCAAGGAGAATTAATTAAATTTAATTTTATCGGTTCACGAGAATGGAGTTTGAATATAAAAACTGCAACAAAATCTTCACCCGCATCTAACGGAAACTTAATTCTTTTTGGAAATGAAAAGGGGGAGTTGATCGCAGTTTCGTCTAATACCGGTGAAATAAAATATAGAATAAATATATGTAATGGCATTGAAGGAAATTTTTCGATCGATGGGGATTATGCATACTTCGGAGATAACAGCGGAAAATTATTTTGTGTCTTAGTTAATGATGGGAAAATTGTTTGGACAGTTGATACAAAAAGTAAAATTCTTTCTACCCCGGTTATAAATGAGGATAAAGTATTTGTTGGAAATCTTGCAGGAGAAATATTTTGTATCGATAAATCATCGGGCAAGATAAATTGGGAAATAGAGACCGGCGGAGTGATAAATACTACACCTTTACTTTTCAAAAATTATCTTGTTCAACCTGATCTGAATAGAAAAATTTATTTTATTGATACTAACAGCGGAGAGATAACTAAAACTTATGATTTTGAAAAGAGAGTTAAACTATCTCCTGTTTATTATGACGGCATTTTATATTTAGGTGCCGATAAGGGAATAATTAATGCGTATCAGATCTCAAATAAAGAATAA
- a CDS encoding CvpA family protein yields MNYLDYITIVIILIGFLLGFKDGLVRKIIGLLGLIFGIALAVQFSGSVGKFLTRFFNNDEYLANVIAGILIFLIVILVATIIKRIVHPFDKVNRMINQLLGGVIGVVQIIYFMSAVFLFLNIFGFPKTEQRNNSLSYNFVLNLIPTTIDFAMGQKSKASDYLKQYIEKKDIDNTSQIDSLPLKK; encoded by the coding sequence TTGAATTATCTTGATTATATAACCATTGTTATAATTCTGATCGGTTTTTTACTTGGATTTAAGGACGGACTTGTAAGAAAGATCATTGGATTGCTTGGATTGATTTTCGGGATTGCATTAGCAGTTCAGTTCTCCGGAAGTGTCGGAAAATTTCTAACTCGTTTCTTTAACAATGACGAATACTTAGCTAATGTAATTGCCGGTATTTTGATATTTCTAATTGTCATTCTCGTAGCAACAATTATAAAAAGAATTGTACACCCGTTTGATAAAGTAAATCGTATGATAAACCAATTACTTGGTGGTGTAATTGGTGTTGTTCAGATTATTTATTTTATGAGCGCTGTATTTTTATTTCTTAATATTTTTGGATTTCCTAAGACCGAACAAAGGAATAACTCACTTTCATATAACTTTGTTCTTAATTTAATTCCTACGACGATAGATTTTGCAATGGGTCAGAAATCAAAAGCATCTGATTATTTAAAACAATACATAGAAAAAAAAGATATTGACAATACATCACAAATCGACTCACTTCCTCTAAAAAAATGA
- a CDS encoding GatB/YqeY domain-containing protein, with the protein MSLNEKINQDLKDSMRSGDKIRLETIRSIRALILEFEKSGSGKELNSEEEIKMLTTAAKKRKESIEQFRNGGRNELAEKEEAELKIIEEYLPKQLTLDEILEEVKKIASEVGAKAKEDFPKLMPVAAKVLKGRADGKIVKEIVEKLLSGN; encoded by the coding sequence ATGAGTCTAAATGAAAAAATAAATCAAGATCTAAAAGATTCAATGCGTTCTGGAGATAAAATTCGATTAGAGACAATTCGTTCAATCCGTGCTTTGATTCTCGAATTTGAAAAGAGTGGAAGCGGTAAAGAATTAAATTCCGAAGAAGAAATAAAAATGTTAACAACAGCCGCAAAAAAAAGGAAAGAATCAATCGAGCAATTTCGCAACGGTGGGAGAAATGAACTTGCCGAGAAAGAAGAAGCCGAATTGAAGATCATTGAAGAATATTTACCAAAACAGCTTACTTTAGATGAAATCTTAGAAGAGGTAAAGAAAATAGCTTCTGAAGTTGGTGCAAAGGCAAAAGAAGATTTCCCAAAATTAATGCCCGTTGCTGCCAAAGTACTTAAAGGTAGAGCAGACGGAAAAATTGTTAAAGAGATCGTTGAAAAATTGTTGAGCGGTAATTGA
- a CDS encoding SDR family oxidoreductase, with product MKSERVFLLFGASGALGRTAVDFFLNQDYDQYYFFTREKYDLKSSNKKYEMILISDMVKEENVAKAFQNVIRKEEANYFLFSTIGAYIGGEPIIDTQYADFLKMLNINLCTAFLISKHFSKLTQNSNGSSICFTSAQSSLYPEENRAAYNISKHALNFLVKTLSFEGKRINLSANAVAPYIIDSAANREWVEDTTQLVTTSEICNIAHSFFQNYKTVTGNIVELPGSIG from the coding sequence ATGAAATCCGAAAGGGTATTTCTTTTATTTGGCGCTTCCGGCGCTTTGGGAAGAACTGCAGTAGATTTTTTCCTAAATCAAGATTATGATCAATATTATTTCTTTACCCGAGAGAAATATGATTTGAAATCTTCCAACAAAAAATATGAGATGATTTTAATTTCAGATATGGTAAAAGAAGAAAATGTTGCAAAAGCTTTTCAAAATGTTATTCGTAAAGAAGAAGCAAATTATTTTCTATTTAGTACAATCGGCGCTTATATAGGTGGTGAACCAATAATAGATACTCAGTATGCAGATTTCTTAAAAATGCTTAACATAAATCTTTGTACTGCATTTTTAATATCAAAACATTTCTCTAAGCTAACTCAAAATTCTAACGGCTCTTCGATATGTTTTACAAGTGCACAATCAAGTTTATATCCGGAAGAAAATAGAGCAGCTTATAATATTTCCAAACATGCACTTAATTTTTTAGTTAAGACACTTTCATTTGAAGGGAAGAGAATTAATTTAAGTGCTAACGCTGTTGCCCCGTACATCATTGATAGTGCTGCAAATCGTGAATGGGTCGAAGATACTACACAATTGGTTACTACTTCTGAAATTTGCAACATAGCTCATTCATTTTTCCAAAACTATAAAACCGTTACCGGAAATATTGTTGAACTTCCAGGAAGTATCGGTTGA